From a single Rutidosis leptorrhynchoides isolate AG116_Rl617_1_P2 chromosome 5, CSIRO_AGI_Rlap_v1, whole genome shotgun sequence genomic region:
- the LOC139846941 gene encoding E3 ubiquitin protein ligase RIE1, protein MSRETVNPAPLLRPRQTTAESQTRPNTLALLLGRASGRHGASSMLVRETAARQLEERRADWGYSKPVVALDITWNLAFVAVSVVLLICTVREKPNVPVRVWICGYAFQCAVHVVLVWLEYTRRNRRQVRNDDDNEITSTNDNDNDTEDDDDDERIGAFLTSNRISYTKRCENLNTMASFIWWLVGFYWMVSGGEILMHSAPRLYWLTVVFLAFDVFFAIFCVVLACLIGIALCCCLPCIIAILYAVAGQEGASEADLSVLPKYRFQVSSDNEDKPDVGAGRMVPVDSNVGYLAVERVLLPEDADCCICLSTYEDGTELHSLPCNHHFHAACIVKWLKMNATCPLCKYNILKGNEQV, encoded by the exons ATGTCAAGAGAAACCGTCAACCCCGCACCGTTGCTCCGGCCACGCCAAACCACCGCTGAATCTCAAACAAGACCCAACACACTCGCTCTTCTTTTAGGTCGTGCATCAGGCCGTCATGGTGCCTCTTCTATGCTTGTTCGCGAAACAGCAGCGCGACAGCTTGAAGAACGCCGAGCCGATTGGGGCTATTCAAAGCCCGTTGTAGCCCTAGACATCACATGGAACCTTGCATTTGTTGCCGTTTCTGTCGTTTTACTGATTTGTACGGTCCGTGAGAAACCTAATGTTCCTGTTAGGGTTTGGATCTGCGGGTATGCGTTCCAGTGTGCGGTTCATGTGGTTCTTGTGTGGTTGGAGTATACAAGAAGAAATCGAAGACAAGTgaggaatgatgatgataatgaaatcaCATCaacaaatgataatgataatgatactgaggatgatgatgatgatgaaaggatTGGGGCTTTTTTGACTTCTAACAGAATCAG CTACACTAAAAGATGTGAAAATCTCAATACGATGGCGTCTTTCATTTGGTGGCTCGTTGGCTTCTACTGGATGGTTTCTGGTGGCGAGATTCTTATGCACAGTGCTCCACGTCTGTACTG GTTGACCGTGGTCTTTTTGGCGTTCGATGTGTTCTTTGCCATCTTTTGTGTTGTTTTGGCATGTTTAATTGGGATTGCTCTTTGTTGTTGCTTGCCCTGCATCATTGCAATTCTGTATGCTGTTGCAGGCCAG GAAGGTGCATCAGAGGCTGACCTCAGCGTCCTTCCGAAATACAGATTCCAGGTGTCGAGTGATAACGAAGACAAGCCTGATGTGGGGGCTGGTAGAATGGTTCCTGTTGACTCCAATGTTGGATATTTGGCTGTTGAACGCGTTCTTTTACCTGAAGATGCT GACTGTTGCATATGTCTAAGCACATACGAAGACGGAACAGAGCTTCATTCGCTTCCTTGCAACCATCATTTTCATGCAGCGTGTATTGTGAAATGGCTGAAGATGAACGCAACTTGTCCCCTTTGCAAATACAATATCCTTAAGGGAAACGAACAAGTTTAA